A stretch of the Halorussus lipolyticus genome encodes the following:
- the cobN gene encoding cobaltochelatase subunit CobN: MPTIALYTATENELGSIQRAAERLTDIDLVVRSESDLDDGTDVDAFVDEIEETDATAAVLWLHGAEDSMPGYDHAVSRLRDAGVPLVVKSTGDAFAFEDTSVADADRDRAYEYLEKGGAVNVANLCRFLADEYVSGDDFDPEAPVELPTEGVYHPDHPGGEYADLRSELDAENPTIGVWFYESHWTHENTRYVDAIVREIEAEGANALPVFCNPATDTDEQEDAEWVVDEWFTDDEGDPIVDAVVSSFMFSLSMDERGRSASSEGWNPSGSRTGSGDDEEDGAEAVFLDRLGVPVLQTVTTMRSRSRYAASDTGVMGFELALSVALPEFDGNVITHPISGKERTDDEAGIGSAPKQHFPIEDRVRHAVGLAVNWAELRHTPNDEKQIAVVLHNYPPSDDGIGTAFGLDTPESTVNLLDELGSRGYDLGGRSPESGQELVDQLTAQLTLDDRWVAPDDVRDLSVDVVDADRYRDWFGEKDDRFRKNVIEEWGDPPDRPFAIPGVEFGSVLVTVQPPRGFGMDSSKIYHDSDLQPPHDYVAFYSWLRREFRADAVVHLGTHGSLEWLPGKTVGLDGESAPDQLIEDIPNVYPYIVNNPGEGTQAKRRSYAAIVDYLTPVMSNAGTYDEIGELEELARQYREAGMEDARADDGEKLADEIRALVDELDLAVELGIEGEIDQRVAVRGPDEAGTTLAEGEVAGDDVPIEELVERIHEYVTDVKTTQIRLGLHTMGEPPAGDRLTEYLVALTRLENPGVPSLRESVAGVLGVDYEAMLDSPGEYDDDGLGMTYAEAADEVYDQSLELVAHLAENDFDAEEINWNLLVVDIDPLGDGRAESGAHDDLREVLQFVCDEAAPRVRGATDEIPRTADALSGEYVPPGGSGAPTRGGVDLLPTARNFYTLDPRKVPAKSAWRVGREVADGVAERHRSEEGEYPEEIGVVAWGTPTVRTRGETIAQVLALMGVEPEWTDAGRIDDVNPIPLDELGRPRIDVTTRVSGLFRDALPQAAGVVHDAVDAVAELDEPHEMNYVKKHVEDDAAELEAQGAENPEKAAKHRVFTTRPGGYGAGTNKAVDEGDWDDRADLAEVYKQWGGYALGKRGKVSDAHDAFERRLGNVEATVKIEDTAEQDEFDSSDWYAFHGGFITAVAETAGEEPASYVGDSSNPDDVDVYTNEEKVRKAMRARVLNPEWLDSMEDHGYKGAGDLSTTVDVALGWDATTGVVSDTLWDDVAEKYAFDDERQAWLRDVNPWALDSITDTLLEAIDRGLWDADDETEDRLRDLNLDVDGDLEERASEAVPAEVTSDDD; encoded by the coding sequence AGCGTCGCCGACGCCGACCGGGACCGGGCCTACGAGTATCTGGAGAAGGGCGGCGCGGTCAACGTCGCCAACCTCTGTCGGTTCCTCGCCGACGAGTACGTCAGTGGCGACGACTTCGACCCCGAGGCCCCGGTCGAACTCCCGACGGAAGGCGTCTATCACCCAGACCACCCCGGCGGGGAGTACGCCGACCTCCGGAGCGAACTGGACGCCGAAAACCCGACCATCGGCGTCTGGTTCTACGAATCCCACTGGACCCACGAGAACACCCGGTACGTGGACGCCATCGTCCGGGAAATCGAGGCCGAGGGCGCGAACGCCCTCCCCGTGTTCTGCAATCCGGCGACGGACACTGACGAGCAGGAAGACGCCGAGTGGGTCGTAGACGAGTGGTTCACCGACGACGAGGGCGACCCGATTGTCGATGCGGTCGTCTCGTCGTTCATGTTCTCGCTGTCGATGGACGAGCGCGGCCGGAGCGCCAGTAGCGAGGGATGGAATCCCTCGGGTAGCCGGACGGGGTCCGGCGACGACGAGGAGGACGGCGCAGAAGCGGTCTTCCTCGACAGACTCGGCGTGCCGGTCCTCCAGACGGTGACGACGATGCGCTCTCGCTCTCGCTACGCCGCCAGCGACACCGGAGTCATGGGCTTCGAACTCGCGCTGTCGGTCGCCCTGCCCGAGTTCGACGGCAACGTCATCACGCACCCGATTTCGGGCAAGGAGCGCACCGACGACGAGGCCGGCATCGGGAGCGCGCCCAAACAGCACTTCCCCATCGAGGACCGGGTGCGCCACGCCGTCGGCCTCGCGGTGAACTGGGCCGAACTCCGCCACACGCCCAACGACGAGAAGCAAATCGCGGTGGTCCTCCACAACTACCCGCCGAGCGACGACGGCATCGGCACCGCGTTCGGTCTCGATACCCCCGAGAGTACGGTTAACCTGCTGGACGAACTCGGCAGTCGAGGCTACGACTTGGGCGGCAGAAGCCCCGAGAGCGGGCAGGAATTAGTAGACCAGTTGACCGCACAACTCACGCTGGACGACCGGTGGGTCGCGCCCGACGACGTTCGGGACCTGAGCGTGGACGTGGTGGACGCCGACCGGTACCGCGACTGGTTCGGCGAGAAGGACGACCGATTCCGCAAGAACGTTATCGAGGAGTGGGGCGACCCGCCGGACCGACCCTTCGCCATCCCCGGCGTCGAGTTCGGGAGCGTCTTAGTGACGGTTCAGCCACCGCGAGGATTCGGGATGGACTCCTCGAAAATCTACCACGACTCGGACCTCCAACCGCCCCACGACTACGTGGCCTTCTACTCGTGGCTCCGCCGGGAGTTCAGGGCCGACGCGGTGGTCCATCTGGGCACCCACGGCAGTCTGGAGTGGCTTCCGGGCAAGACGGTCGGACTGGACGGCGAGAGCGCCCCGGACCAGTTAATCGAGGACATCCCGAACGTCTACCCCTACATCGTGAACAATCCGGGCGAGGGAACGCAGGCCAAGCGCCGGTCCTACGCCGCCATCGTTGACTACCTCACCCCGGTCATGTCCAACGCGGGGACCTACGACGAAATCGGCGAGTTAGAGGAACTGGCCCGCCAGTACCGCGAGGCCGGGATGGAGGACGCCCGCGCCGACGACGGCGAGAAACTGGCCGACGAGATTCGGGCGCTGGTGGACGAGTTGGATTTGGCAGTCGAGTTGGGCATCGAGGGCGAAATCGACCAGCGGGTCGCGGTGAGAGGTCCCGACGAGGCCGGAACCACGCTCGCCGAGGGCGAGGTTGCGGGCGACGACGTGCCAATCGAGGAGTTAGTCGAGCGAATCCACGAGTACGTGACCGACGTGAAGACGACCCAGATTCGGTTGGGTCTCCACACGATGGGCGAACCGCCGGCGGGCGACCGACTCACCGAGTACCTCGTGGCGCTCACTCGCCTCGAAAATCCGGGCGTGCCGAGCCTCCGAGAGAGCGTGGCGGGAGTGCTGGGCGTCGATTACGAGGCCATGTTAGACTCGCCCGGCGAGTACGACGACGACGGCCTCGGGATGACCTACGCCGAGGCCGCAGACGAGGTGTACGACCAGAGCCTCGAACTGGTCGCCCATCTCGCAGAGAACGATTTCGACGCCGAGGAGATAAACTGGAATCTCCTCGTGGTGGACATCGACCCCCTCGGCGACGGCCGGGCCGAGAGCGGCGCGCACGACGATTTGCGCGAGGTCCTCCAGTTCGTCTGCGACGAGGCCGCGCCGCGAGTTCGGGGAGCGACGGACGAGATACCCCGGACCGCCGACGCCCTGTCCGGCGAGTACGTCCCGCCGGGTGGGAGCGGTGCGCCGACTCGTGGGGGCGTTGACCTCCTGCCGACTGCCCGGAACTTCTACACGCTCGACCCCCGGAAGGTGCCCGCCAAGTCGGCGTGGCGCGTCGGCCGAGAGGTCGCAGACGGCGTGGCAGAACGCCATCGCTCCGAGGAGGGCGAGTATCCCGAGGAAATCGGCGTCGTGGCGTGGGGAACGCCCACGGTCCGAACTCGGGGCGAGACCATCGCGCAGGTGCTGGCGCTGATGGGGGTCGAACCCGAGTGGACCGACGCCGGGCGAATAGACGACGTGAACCCCATCCCGCTGGACGAACTGGGTCGGCCGCGAATCGACGTGACGACCCGCGTTTCGGGGCTGTTCAGAGACGCCCTCCCGCAGGCCGCCGGGGTGGTCCACGACGCGGTGGACGCCGTGGCCGAGTTGGACGAACCCCACGAAATGAACTACGTCAAGAAACACGTCGAGGACGACGCCGCGGAGTTGGAAGCCCAAGGCGCGGAGAACCCCGAGAAAGCGGCCAAGCACCGCGTGTTCACCACCCGGCCCGGTGGCTACGGCGCGGGGACCAACAAGGCGGTGGACGAGGGCGACTGGGACGACAGGGCCGACCTCGCGGAGGTGTACAAGCAGTGGGGCGGCTACGCCCTCGGGAAGCGAGGCAAGGTCTCGGACGCTCACGACGCCTTCGAGCGCCGACTGGGCAACGTCGAGGCAACCGTGAAAATCGAGGACACGGCCGAACAGGACGAGTTCGACTCGTCGGACTGGTACGCCTTCCACGGCGGGTTTATCACTGCTGTCGCAGAAACGGCGGGAGAGGAGCCAGCGTCCTACGTCGGCGACTCCAGTAATCCCGACGACGTGGACGTGTACACCAACGAGGAGAAGGTTCGGAAGGCGATGCGCGCCAGAGTCCTCAATCCCGAGTGGCTCGACAGCATGGAGGACCACGGTTACAAGGGCGCTGGCGACCTCTCGACCACGGTAGACGTTGCCCTCGGGTGGGACGCGACCACCGGAGTCGTGAGCGACACCCTCTGGGACGACGTGGCTGAGAAGTACGCCTTCGACGACGAAAGGCAGGCGTGGCTTCGGGACGTGAACCCGTGGGCGCTCGACAGCATCACCGACACGCTCCTCGAAGCCATCGACCGGGGCCTCTGGGACGCCGACGACGAGACCGAGGACAGACTCAGAGACCTCAATCTCGACGTTGACGGCGACTTGGAGGAGCGCGCCAGCGAGGCGGTTCCCGCGGAGGTGACGAGCGATGACGACTGA
- a CDS encoding precorrin-8X methylmutase codes for MTTDSDFEEYADLGATTESAMDIAETSMDRVRELVPDETLADRLRQKSVHATGDPEFQHLMRFTGDDESEPVRAGARAVLDQRPIVTDITMVEAGITGRGHDCEVQKAIGNGAELAAETGMTRTAASVLELDKRGVYDGAIAVVGNAPTAALALADCIEDGTRPAVVVATPVGFVKAAESRQRLREVADAHGVPVVTNVGRRGGSGLAAGLTNELVHVASDVRDGEVELAETSKASSGQPRDGEEEL; via the coding sequence ATGACGACTGACTCGGACTTTGAGGAGTACGCCGACCTCGGCGCGACCACCGAGAGCGCGATGGACATCGCCGAGACCAGCATGGACCGGGTGCGCGAGTTGGTGCCCGACGAGACGCTGGCCGACCGCCTGCGCCAGAAGTCGGTCCACGCGACCGGCGACCCCGAGTTCCAGCACTTGATGCGCTTTACCGGCGACGACGAGAGCGAACCGGTCAGGGCCGGTGCGCGGGCGGTCCTCGACCAGCGACCAATCGTCACCGACATCACGATGGTCGAGGCGGGCATCACGGGCCGAGGCCACGACTGCGAGGTCCAGAAGGCCATCGGCAACGGCGCGGAGTTGGCCGCCGAAACTGGGATGACCCGGACCGCCGCGTCGGTCCTCGAACTCGACAAGCGAGGCGTCTACGACGGTGCCATCGCGGTCGTGGGGAACGCGCCGACAGCGGCGCTGGCGCTGGCCGACTGCATCGAGGACGGCACCCGGCCCGCGGTCGTGGTCGCCACCCCGGTCGGGTTCGTGAAGGCCGCCGAGAGTCGCCAGCGACTCCGAGAGGTCGCAGACGCCCACGGCGTGCCGGTCGTGACCAACGTCGGTCGGCGCGGCGGAAGCGGCCTCGCGGCCGGACTGACGAACGAACTGGTTCACGTGGCAAGCGACGTGCGGGATGGCGAGGTCGAACTTGCTGAGACCTCGAAAGCATCGAGCGGGCAACCGCGAGATGGCGAGGAGGAACTGTGA
- a CDS encoding cobalt-precorrin-7 (C(5))-methyltransferase, translating into MTDDYDLDSGPDPADFAVAEPESVISERDPVHAVGIGPGNLDYLTPRGERAIREADVVVGFETVAEFVADRTDADLLTCGYADEDETLERFGERVAEGETGTAVLMGDPNHSGYQFVGKVERAVERAVEEADESRPVRVVPGISSLQMAASRARTPMEDAAFVTLHKSGDLAPDLDRLRATVGERHLLVLPRPYDWMPGDVAGELVAAEADPSLTALVCERLTHDDESITRTTLGELAEHAGGTAPEDTPFSDLSVLVVRAE; encoded by the coding sequence GTGACCGACGACTACGACCTCGACTCGGGACCCGACCCCGCGGACTTCGCAGTAGCAGAGCCTGAGTCCGTAATCAGCGAGCGGGACCCGGTTCACGCGGTCGGCATCGGTCCCGGCAACCTCGACTACCTGACTCCCCGCGGCGAGCGAGCGATTCGGGAGGCCGACGTGGTGGTCGGGTTCGAGACGGTCGCGGAGTTCGTCGCCGACCGGACCGACGCCGACCTGCTGACCTGCGGCTATGCCGACGAGGACGAGACGCTGGAACGGTTCGGCGAGCGCGTGGCCGAGGGTGAGACCGGGACCGCGGTGCTGATGGGCGACCCGAACCACTCGGGCTACCAGTTCGTCGGGAAGGTCGAGCGGGCGGTCGAGCGAGCAGTCGAGGAGGCCGACGAGTCGCGTCCGGTCCGGGTCGTGCCGGGCATCTCGTCGCTCCAGATGGCCGCCAGCAGGGCGCGGACGCCGATGGAGGACGCGGCGTTCGTCACCCTCCACAAGAGCGGGGACCTCGCACCGGACCTCGACCGCCTCCGGGCGACGGTCGGCGAGCGCCACCTGCTGGTCCTGCCCCGGCCCTACGACTGGATGCCGGGCGACGTGGCCGGGGAACTCGTAGCCGCAGAGGCCGACCCGTCGCTGACGGCGCTGGTGTGCGAGCGCCTGACCCACGACGACGAGTCCATCACCCGGACGACGCTCGGCGAGTTGGCGGAACATGCGGGCGGGACGGCCCCCGAGGACACGCCGTTCTCGGACCTCTCGGTGCTGGTCGTGCGGGCGGAGTGA
- a CDS encoding sodium:calcium antiporter, with amino-acid sequence MAVTPRILGAVLVGGLALYVLLVSARVAVQRFVNVAQGYGVSEAVIGLTVVAVGTSLPEISSHVIASVGILAGSLDRGVASATVLGGSIGSSITQQTLLVGLLLLGAGRVTLSRSFVRSSYLPMVLSAALALTLAADGTLARTEGVLLVGAFLVYVYYTYDRREEATIPENVEIENADPRTDAAVGVAGLVVVLASAYVALSALELLVASLDLGGSLVGIVTLGIGSALPELSTVTESVRRKRPTLALGTLVGSNVVNPLLAVGLGTAISGYRVPRAVVFWDLPFVLLTGLGALVYVTRVTGGQLRRRDASAFVVAYFGFLTGHLLLFPSG; translated from the coding sequence GTGGCAGTAACGCCGCGAATACTCGGCGCAGTGTTGGTCGGCGGCCTCGCGCTCTACGTGCTGTTGGTCAGCGCGCGGGTCGCGGTCCAGCGATTCGTCAACGTCGCGCAGGGCTACGGCGTCTCGGAGGCCGTCATCGGACTGACCGTGGTGGCGGTCGGCACCAGTCTGCCGGAAATCTCGTCGCACGTCATCGCGTCGGTCGGGATTCTCGCGGGCAGTCTCGACCGAGGAGTCGCGTCGGCGACAGTCCTCGGCGGGAGCATCGGGTCGTCGATAACCCAGCAGACGCTTCTGGTCGGGCTACTTCTGCTCGGTGCGGGGCGGGTGACGCTCTCGCGGTCGTTCGTGCGGTCGAGTTACCTTCCGATGGTGCTGTCGGCCGCGCTGGCGCTGACGCTGGCCGCGGATGGCACCCTTGCGCGCACCGAGGGCGTGCTGTTGGTCGGGGCGTTTCTGGTCTACGTCTACTACACCTACGACCGACGCGAGGAAGCGACGATTCCCGAGAACGTCGAAATCGAGAACGCGGACCCGCGGACCGACGCCGCGGTCGGAGTCGCCGGGTTGGTGGTCGTGCTGGCGAGCGCCTACGTCGCGCTCTCGGCGCTGGAACTGCTCGTCGCCAGCCTCGACCTCGGCGGGTCGCTGGTCGGCATCGTCACACTCGGCATCGGGTCGGCGCTCCCGGAACTCTCGACGGTCACGGAGTCGGTCCGCCGGAAGCGCCCGACGCTGGCGCTCGGGACGCTGGTCGGGAGCAACGTGGTGAACCCCCTGCTGGCGGTCGGTCTCGGTACCGCGATTTCGGGCTACCGGGTTCCGCGCGCGGTGGTGTTCTGGGACCTGCCGTTCGTTCTCCTCACCGGCCTCGGCGCGTTGGTCTACGTCACGCGCGTCACCGGCGGGCAACTCCGGCGGCGCGACGCCAGCGCATTCGTGGTCGCCTACTTCGGGTTCCTGACCGGGCACCTCCTGCTGTTCCCGAGCGGGTGA
- a CDS encoding peptidase has translation MTLLLTGYEPFGDHDRNPTEEVARELDGQELAGREIVGRVLPVEFDRAGDEMRDLIEAHDPEAVVATGLAAGRAAVSVERVGVNVADCVGIPDNAEADPRNERIREADAESETPPAAYFATLPVVEVVADLLDAGIPARVSNTAGTHLCNNVLYRTRNYLESAGLGAETPMGFVHLPLTPEGAAKKAREDEAASGGGVEPSLALETQIAAVKRTFEVTVEADR, from the coding sequence ATGACGCTCCTACTCACGGGCTACGAACCGTTCGGCGACCACGACCGCAACCCAACCGAGGAGGTCGCCCGCGAACTCGACGGGCAAGAACTCGCGGGCCGGGAAATCGTCGGGCGGGTCCTCCCGGTGGAGTTCGACCGGGCGGGCGACGAGATGCGCGACCTCATCGAGGCCCACGACCCAGAGGCCGTCGTCGCAACCGGCCTCGCGGCGGGCCGGGCCGCCGTCAGCGTCGAGCGCGTCGGGGTCAACGTCGCCGACTGCGTGGGAATCCCGGACAACGCCGAGGCAGACCCGCGAAACGAGCGCATTCGGGAGGCCGACGCCGAGTCAGAAACCCCGCCAGCGGCCTACTTCGCCACCCTCCCGGTGGTCGAAGTCGTCGCGGACCTGCTGGACGCTGGCATCCCGGCGCGGGTGTCCAACACAGCGGGGACCCACCTCTGCAACAACGTCCTCTACCGGACCCGCAACTACCTCGAATCGGCAGGTCTCGGCGCGGAGACGCCGATGGGGTTCGTCCACCTCCCGCTGACCCCGGAGGGCGCGGCGAAGAAGGCCCGCGAGGACGAGGCCGCCAGCGGTGGCGGCGTCGAACCCAGTCTGGCGCTGGAGACCCAGATAGCCGCAGTGAAACGGACGTTCGAGGTGACCGTCGAAGCCGACCGATAA
- a CDS encoding CARDB domain-containing protein, whose amino-acid sequence MTQRETDTIDRRTLLQGVTAVSLLGGLPARATATGRTGLPNFDWESVDVGEATDADRQEDRPRFQYAVKFVCGEAEGERFARGRYRTGVNVHNPADDEVEFRWKVAPAFPAERAEPSDFEEFGLGPDGALEIDCRQIFEVVGGGGLLTGFVVIEADTELDVVAVYSAEADGVRTMDVERVSPRQLGDGRGNAPDLVPAEIDCDGRELFVRVQNRGSAPAGPSKTEVDFDTYGTQTRETPILAPGQSATLRFQIPLRPRNCYDPDCEFAVTVDATDAINESNETNNSLRERCLG is encoded by the coding sequence ATGACCCAACGAGAAACCGACACCATCGACCGGCGAACGCTGTTGCAGGGAGTTACCGCAGTGTCGCTCCTCGGCGGCCTTCCGGCGCGGGCGACGGCGACCGGACGGACCGGTTTGCCGAACTTCGACTGGGAGTCAGTCGATGTGGGGGAGGCGACCGACGCGGACCGCCAAGAGGACCGACCGCGGTTCCAGTACGCCGTCAAGTTCGTCTGCGGCGAGGCCGAGGGCGAGCGATTCGCCCGCGGTCGCTACCGAACCGGGGTGAACGTCCACAACCCGGCCGACGACGAGGTAGAATTCCGGTGGAAGGTCGCACCGGCCTTCCCGGCCGAGAGGGCCGAACCGTCGGACTTCGAGGAGTTCGGGTTGGGTCCCGACGGGGCGCTCGAAATCGACTGTCGGCAGATATTCGAGGTGGTCGGCGGGGGCGGACTGCTCACCGGGTTCGTGGTCATCGAGGCCGACACCGAGTTAGACGTGGTAGCGGTGTATTCGGCCGAGGCCGACGGCGTCCGAACGATGGACGTAGAGCGCGTCTCACCCCGGCAGTTGGGAGACGGCCGCGGAAACGCTCCGGATTTGGTTCCCGCGGAAATCGACTGCGACGGCCGGGAACTGTTCGTCCGGGTCCAAAACCGGGGGAGCGCGCCGGCAGGCCCCTCGAAAACGGAGGTCGATTTCGATACCTACGGGACGCAGACCCGAGAGACGCCAATCCTCGCGCCCGGCCAATCGGCGACGTTGCGGTTCCAGATTCCGCTTCGGCCCCGGAACTGCTACGACCCCGACTGCGAGTTCGCCGTCACCGTGGACGCCACCGACGCCATCAACGAGTCCAACGAGACGAACAACTCGCTTCGAGAGCGGTGCCTCGGGTGA
- a CDS encoding LUD domain-containing protein, which produces MTGLVQQFEREATDAGCAVRRVAAGDFAEDFAGLLEPPAVGAPLPFEGVSLPERVTTDPTPGELESAETGVTPARFGISDYGSVAIESTPAGDEQVGLWPGHHVAVLAESDLVADMPAGIERVGEIARSGGDVVLATGPSATADMGELVVGAHGPRKVSVVILEDR; this is translated from the coding sequence ATGACCGGCCTCGTCCAGCAGTTCGAGCGCGAGGCGACCGACGCCGGGTGCGCAGTCCGCCGGGTCGCCGCCGGCGACTTCGCCGAGGACTTCGCGGGTCTCCTCGAACCCCCGGCGGTCGGCGCACCGCTCCCCTTCGAGGGCGTCTCGCTCCCCGAGCGCGTGACCACCGACCCGACGCCCGGAGAACTCGAATCCGCCGAAACCGGCGTTACGCCCGCCAGATTCGGGATTTCCGACTACGGGTCGGTCGCCATCGAGTCCACGCCGGCGGGCGACGAGCAGGTGGGCCTCTGGCCCGGCCACCACGTCGCGGTTCTCGCCGAGAGCGACCTCGTGGCCGACATGCCCGCCGGAATCGAGCGCGTCGGCGAGATTGCTCGGTCGGGCGGCGACGTGGTGCTTGCCACCGGGCCGAGCGCCACCGCCGACATGGGCGAACTGGTGGTCGGCGCGCACGGTCCTCGGAAGGTGAGCGTCGTGATTCTGGAGGACCGATGA
- a CDS encoding LUD domain-containing protein has product MTGRTDSAQRREEKAARIRHLLSTEGESVERNTQGFNRGRYDAVADLSDYEELKDQARAVKEDAIARLPELIEEVRESVESRGGHVYLADDADDANRYIREVVEDEDADSVVKSKSMTSEEIEVNDALREAGAEVWETDLGEFVLQVADEAPSHIVAPAIHKSEDDIAELFNAHFDPEEPLETADDLTRFAREYLAERIAEADVGMTGANFVAADTGTLALVTSEGNARKTVAATDTHVAVAGVEKLLPRFEDVAPFVELIGRSGTGQAITSYVTFLTPPGDAPTLDWDADATGPADDREFHLVLLDNGRMAMRDDDQLRETLYCIRCSACLNSCANFQHVGGHAFGGETYSGGIATGWEAGVHGLDSAGEFNDFCTGCTRCVNQCPVKIDIPWINTVVRDRLNRGEGPAGGDGSSFDFLVDGLTPDEETDSSGLGLQKRVFGNFPTLARLGSATAPVSNWVARAPGARALAERVLGVDSRRDLPEFRRESLRDWFTARGGPAVGDADREVVVYPDPYTNYVEVERGKAAVRTLEELGVEVRIPDLPATGRAPLSQGMISTAESQAETVADALGPMLDAGRDVVVIEPSDLAMLRADYRKLLPDETASRIADRSYELFEYLYGLLENGADADGLRAGDGEELAYHAHCQQRTLGLEEYTTEVLGELGYEVRTSDAECCGMAGSFGYKREYYELSMDVGADLRNQFADAERAVASGTSCCEQLSALRDETVPHPIRYIAPDE; this is encoded by the coding sequence ATGACCGGGAGAACTGATTCCGCCCAGCGCCGCGAGGAGAAGGCCGCCCGCATCCGCCACCTGCTCTCGACCGAGGGCGAGAGCGTCGAGCGAAACACGCAGGGGTTCAATCGCGGGCGCTACGACGCCGTGGCCGACCTCTCGGACTACGAGGAACTGAAGGACCAAGCCCGCGCCGTCAAGGAGGACGCCATCGCGCGCCTGCCGGAACTCATCGAGGAGGTCCGCGAGTCGGTCGAGTCCCGCGGCGGGCACGTCTACCTCGCCGACGACGCCGACGACGCGAATCGCTACATCCGGGAGGTCGTGGAGGACGAGGACGCTGACTCCGTAGTCAAGAGCAAGTCGATGACCTCCGAGGAAATCGAGGTCAACGACGCCCTGCGCGAGGCCGGCGCGGAGGTCTGGGAGACCGACTTGGGCGAGTTCGTCCTCCAAGTCGCCGACGAGGCCCCGAGTCACATCGTCGCGCCCGCCATCCACAAGTCCGAGGACGACATCGCCGAGTTGTTCAACGCCCACTTCGACCCCGAGGAACCCCTCGAAACTGCCGACGACCTGACCCGGTTCGCCCGCGAGTACCTCGCCGAGCGCATCGCCGAGGCCGACGTGGGGATGACCGGCGCGAACTTCGTGGCGGCCGACACCGGGACGCTCGCGCTGGTGACAAGCGAGGGCAACGCCCGGAAGACGGTGGCCGCGACCGACACCCACGTCGCGGTCGCTGGCGTCGAAAAGCTACTGCCCCGGTTCGAGGACGTGGCCCCCTTCGTGGAGTTGATTGGCCGGTCCGGGACCGGGCAGGCGATTACCTCCTACGTGACTTTCCTGACGCCGCCCGGCGACGCGCCGACCCTCGACTGGGACGCCGACGCGACGGGACCGGCCGACGACCGGGAGTTCCACCTCGTCCTGCTGGACAACGGCCGGATGGCGATGCGCGACGACGACCAACTCCGGGAGACGCTGTACTGCATCCGATGCTCGGCGTGTCTCAACTCCTGCGCCAACTTCCAGCACGTCGGGGGCCACGCCTTCGGCGGCGAGACCTACTCAGGGGGCATCGCAACCGGGTGGGAGGCCGGCGTCCACGGTCTGGACTCCGCGGGCGAGTTCAACGACTTCTGCACGGGATGCACTCGGTGCGTGAACCAGTGTCCGGTGAAAATCGACATCCCGTGGATAAACACGGTGGTCCGGGACCGACTGAACCGCGGCGAGGGGCCGGCAGGAGGAGACGGAAGTTCGTTCGACTTCCTCGTGGATGGCTTGACTCCCGACGAGGAGACCGACTCCTCGGGTCTCGGCCTCCAGAAGCGGGTGTTCGGCAACTTCCCGACGCTCGCCAGACTCGGGAGCGCGACCGCACCGGTGTCGAACTGGGTGGCCCGCGCTCCCGGCGCTCGGGCGCTGGCCGAGCGAGTGCTTGGCGTCGATTCGCGCCGGGACCTGCCGGAGTTCCGGCGCGAGAGCCTGCGAGACTGGTTCACGGCCAGAGGCGGACCCGCGGTCGGGGACGCCGACCGCGAGGTCGTCGTCTACCCCGACCCCTACACCAACTACGTCGAGGTCGAACGCGGGAAGGCCGCGGTCCGGACGCTGGAGGAGTTAGGCGTCGAAGTTCGGATTCCGGACCTGCCGGCGACGGGGCGCGCGCCGCTCTCGCAGGGAATGATTTCGACGGCGGAATCGCAGGCCGAAACCGTCGCCGACGCCCTCGGGCCGATGCTGGACGCGGGCAGGGACGTAGTGGTCATCGAACCCAGCGACCTCGCCATGCTCCGGGCCGACTACCGGAAACTCCTGCCCGACGAGACCGCCAGCAGAATCGCCGACCGGAGTTACGAACTGTTCGAGTACCTCTACGGCCTGCTGGAGAACGGCGCGGACGCCGACGGCCTCCGGGCGGGCGACGGCGAGGAACTCGCCTACCACGCCCATTGCCAACAGCGCACGCTCGGGTTGGAGGAGTACACCACGGAAGTCCTCGGAGAATTGGGCTACGAGGTCCGGACCTCCGACGCGGAGTGTTGTGGCATGGCCGGGAGTTTCGGCTACAAGCGCGAGTACTACGAACTCAGCATGGACGTGGGCGCGGACCTCCGGAATCAGTTCGCCGACGCCGAGCGCGCCGTCGCCAGCGGGACCTCGTGCTGTGAGCAACTCTCTGCGCTCCGCGACGAGACGGTACCGCATCCGATTCGATATATCGCTCCCGACGAGTAG